A window of the Streptomyces sp. NBC_00250 genome harbors these coding sequences:
- a CDS encoding D-alanyl-D-alanine carboxypeptidase family protein, with the protein MSASKKTAWAVIAAVFLPLVVAVPSAHADTKDEKDKQPKPPNAMSSLGGPLLGNPGTQVQLGPGAPVLPKELSGRSWIVADAENGKILASHNAHWPLAPASTLKMLFADTLLPKFPDAKQKHLVTNTDLAGIGAGSSLVGIKEKQTYTVHDLWLGVFLRSGNDAVHVLTNMNNGLRQTVKDMNDRAAELQALDTHVVSPDGYDAPGQVSSAYDLTLIARSGMQKPDFRAYAATARAAFPGEQKPGKKRETFEIQNTNRLLTGDIGVAQYQGIAGVKNGNTTHAGATFTGVAERNGRVLLVTVMNPSSKEQHAVYRESARLLDWGFAAYGKVTPVGELVPPRSARTATTAPDDGSVPAPGKNAPGDTVQAAAKEQSGGVGIALAVAGGALVLLAGAVFLVNRRWPLAGSAGRRRRSQRTPGTDPDVNP; encoded by the coding sequence GTGTCTGCTTCGAAGAAGACCGCTTGGGCGGTCATTGCTGCTGTGTTCCTGCCGCTCGTCGTCGCCGTGCCCTCCGCACACGCGGACACGAAGGACGAGAAGGACAAGCAGCCCAAGCCCCCCAACGCGATGTCCTCGCTCGGCGGCCCCCTGCTCGGCAACCCCGGCACGCAGGTGCAGCTGGGCCCCGGCGCCCCGGTGCTGCCGAAGGAGCTGTCCGGCCGCTCCTGGATCGTCGCGGACGCCGAGAACGGCAAGATCCTCGCCTCGCACAACGCGCACTGGCCGCTCGCCCCGGCCTCCACGCTCAAGATGCTCTTCGCGGACACCCTGCTGCCGAAGTTCCCCGACGCGAAGCAGAAACACCTCGTCACCAACACCGACCTGGCCGGGATAGGAGCCGGCTCCAGCCTGGTCGGCATCAAGGAGAAGCAGACCTACACCGTCCACGACCTGTGGCTCGGTGTCTTCCTCCGCTCCGGCAACGACGCCGTGCACGTCCTGACCAACATGAACAACGGTCTCCGTCAGACCGTGAAGGACATGAACGACCGCGCGGCCGAGCTCCAGGCGCTCGACACCCACGTGGTCTCCCCGGACGGCTACGACGCCCCGGGCCAGGTCTCCTCCGCGTACGACCTGACGCTCATCGCCCGCAGCGGCATGCAGAAGCCGGATTTCCGCGCGTACGCCGCCACCGCCCGCGCCGCCTTCCCCGGCGAGCAGAAGCCGGGCAAGAAGCGCGAGACCTTCGAGATCCAGAACACCAACCGGCTGCTCACGGGCGACATCGGCGTCGCCCAGTACCAGGGCATCGCGGGCGTCAAGAACGGCAACACCACGCACGCGGGTGCCACCTTCACGGGAGTCGCCGAGCGGAACGGCAGGGTCCTGCTCGTCACCGTGATGAACCCCTCCTCGAAGGAGCAGCACGCGGTCTACCGCGAGAGCGCCCGGCTGCTCGACTGGGGCTTCGCCGCGTACGGGAAGGTGACCCCGGTCGGCGAACTGGTGCCGCCGAGGTCCGCCCGTACGGCCACGACCGCCCCCGACGACGGATCGGTCCCGGCGCCCGGCAAGAACGCCCCGGGGGACACCGTCCAGGCGGCCGCGAAGGAGCAGTCCGGTGGCGTCGGGATCGCGCTCGCCGTGGCGGGCGGGGCCCTCGTGCTCCTCGCCGGCGCCGTCTTCCTCGTCAACCGTCGCTGGCCGCTCGCTGGGTCGGCGGGCCGTCGCCGTCGCTCGCAGCGGACTCCCGGGACGGATCCCGACGTGAATCCGTAG
- a CDS encoding recombinase family protein: MRGLTPFVSAVGAEKLDTVRVGVYARQSKARPDSSEASPEAQLTAGQMLAASRGWEVVHTFKDVGRSGWDPNAVRPEFEALMDAVRAGEIDVVIVNELSRLTRKGAHDALEIDKEFKEYGVRFVSVLEPFLDTSNPIGVAIFALIAALAKQDSDIKAERLRGAKDEIRAVGGRHSSSAPFGMRAVREKIGNLVVSVLEPDEDNPDHVALVERMVAMSTDGVSDNKIATTFTEEAVPAPGEAERRATPKRVESIKRRRVSDKESPIQWRAQTVRWILSHPAIGGFASERVKRGKAYENVIARNLVGKPLAPHRGIVPGATWLELQEKRKSRTQPGRKSGGEAVPTLLSGWRFSTCGVCGGALGQTPGNGDGSYMCSNPKGHGGLSVKRGELDDFVARCVWARLENADMENAEDRAWVEAAAQRFAYQRDLSSAQEERRETELHLDHVRQSIAELQEDRKRGLYRGRDELRTWRATMEQYRAYEEQCVARLTELEEEASATVRIPMEWTEAGEDPVGKGSPWAAWGIFEKREFLDLFLSGVSVSRGRDPETRKYVAIEGRVTLHWRPLPVDDEADED; the protein is encoded by the coding sequence GTGAGAGGCTTGACTCCCTTCGTTTCGGCTGTTGGGGCCGAGAAGCTGGACACGGTGAGGGTTGGTGTGTACGCCCGCCAGTCGAAGGCGCGGCCGGACTCGTCGGAAGCGTCGCCGGAAGCGCAACTGACGGCTGGTCAGATGCTCGCGGCTAGCCGGGGGTGGGAGGTGGTGCACACCTTTAAGGACGTCGGTAGGTCGGGCTGGGATCCAAATGCGGTCCGTCCAGAGTTCGAAGCCCTCATGGACGCGGTGCGTGCGGGCGAGATTGACGTGGTGATCGTCAACGAGCTGTCCCGGCTGACCCGCAAAGGTGCACACGACGCGTTGGAGATCGACAAGGAGTTCAAGGAGTACGGAGTCCGCTTCGTCTCCGTACTGGAGCCGTTCCTCGACACGTCCAACCCCATCGGTGTGGCGATCTTTGCCCTGATCGCAGCCCTGGCGAAGCAGGACAGTGACATCAAGGCTGAGCGCCTTCGTGGAGCGAAGGACGAGATCAGGGCAGTCGGTGGGCGGCACTCCTCGTCGGCGCCGTTCGGGATGCGGGCCGTTCGCGAGAAGATCGGGAACCTAGTTGTCTCTGTTCTGGAGCCAGACGAGGACAACCCCGACCACGTGGCTCTCGTCGAGCGCATGGTTGCGATGTCGACTGACGGGGTCTCAGACAACAAGATCGCCACTACCTTCACGGAAGAGGCGGTCCCGGCACCCGGGGAGGCCGAGCGACGCGCTACCCCCAAGCGGGTGGAGTCCATCAAGCGCCGGCGTGTGTCCGACAAGGAGAGCCCGATTCAGTGGCGCGCCCAGACCGTTCGGTGGATTCTCTCGCACCCTGCCATCGGCGGGTTTGCGAGCGAGCGCGTTAAGCGTGGGAAGGCATACGAGAACGTGATTGCGCGCAACCTCGTCGGGAAGCCGCTGGCTCCACACAGAGGGATCGTCCCGGGGGCGACGTGGCTCGAACTCCAGGAGAAGCGAAAGTCTCGCACCCAACCGGGGCGGAAGTCGGGTGGGGAGGCTGTGCCTACGCTGCTCAGCGGGTGGCGCTTCTCAACGTGCGGAGTCTGTGGAGGGGCGCTCGGGCAGACGCCTGGAAACGGTGATGGTTCCTACATGTGCTCCAACCCGAAGGGGCACGGCGGCCTCAGCGTCAAGCGAGGCGAGTTGGACGATTTCGTCGCGCGCTGCGTGTGGGCCCGACTTGAGAACGCCGACATGGAGAACGCTGAGGATCGGGCCTGGGTGGAGGCGGCTGCCCAGCGCTTCGCGTACCAAAGGGATCTGTCCAGCGCCCAGGAGGAGCGTCGGGAGACGGAGCTCCACCTTGACCACGTCCGGCAGTCGATTGCTGAGCTCCAGGAGGACCGGAAGCGTGGGCTGTACCGCGGACGAGACGAGCTACGAACGTGGCGCGCGACCATGGAGCAGTACCGAGCCTATGAGGAGCAGTGCGTTGCACGGCTGACGGAACTGGAGGAAGAGGCGTCCGCCACGGTCCGGATCCCTATGGAGTGGACTGAGGCGGGGGAGGATCCCGTCGGTAAGGGGAGCCCGTGGGCGGCGTGGGGCATCTTCGAGAAGCGTGAATTCCTCGACTTGTTCCTGTCCGGGGTGTCCGTGAGCCGGGGACGCGACCCAGAGACTCGGAAGTACGTCGCGATCGAGGGCCGGGTAACCCTGCACTGGCGGCCGCTCCCCGTCGACGACGAGGCTGACGAGGATTAG